In one Brassica oleracea var. oleracea cultivar TO1000 chromosome C9, BOL, whole genome shotgun sequence genomic region, the following are encoded:
- the LOC106314488 gene encoding putative B3 domain-containing protein At1g51970 — protein sequence MIHRSLTDSDLCYGGPLNLPKRDFESYILPEMENVMVQNLGSSNGVEVKIHILEEGYEADDYTITLIKKTSYKFIAGWSNIAKAKGYITGDEIGLLWDKIAEKFFLRLIK from the coding sequence ATGATCCATCGGTCGTTAACCGACAGTGATCTTTGCTATGGTGGTCCGTTAAATCTACCAAAGAGAGATTTTGAAAGTTATATATTGCCGGAGATGGAAAATGTTATGGTCCAGAATTTGGGATCATCAAACGGTGTTGAAGTGAAAATTCATATTCTCGAGGAAGGTTATGAAGCTGATGATTACACAATAACATTAATTAAGAAAACCAGTTACAAGTTTATTGCAGGATGGAGCAATATCGCCAAAGCAAAAGGTTACATAACTGGTGATGAAATTGGACTCTTGTGGGATAAAATCGCCGAAAAATTCTTTCTTCGTCTTATCAAGTAG